In one window of Agromyces badenianii DNA:
- the gatC gene encoding Asp-tRNA(Asn)/Glu-tRNA(Gln) amidotransferase subunit GatC: MSEITAEQVAHLANLARIALTDEEIEHLTTELGQIMHAVEKVSEVATPEVPPTSHPIPMQNVYRDDVVGETVLSVDEALSGAPESDDSRFKVSAILGEEQ; this comes from the coding sequence ATGTCCGAAATCACTGCGGAGCAGGTCGCGCATCTCGCGAACCTCGCCCGCATCGCGCTCACCGATGAAGAGATCGAGCACCTCACGACGGAGCTCGGCCAGATCATGCACGCGGTCGAGAAGGTGAGCGAGGTGGCCACGCCCGAGGTGCCGCCGACGAGCCACCCGATCCCGATGCAGAACGTGTACCGCGACGATGTCGTGGGTGAGACGGTGCTCTCGGTCGACGAGGCGCTCTCGGGCGCCCCCGAGAGCGACGACTCCCGGTTCAAGGTCTCGGCGATCCTGGGAGAAGAGCAGTGA
- a CDS encoding ECF transporter S component, translated as MDIVVASVIGVATGLLFLFWNNVGYAWFSAADAVTPGLGGIAVGIWLIGGVLGGLIIRKPGAALFVELLAAIVSALIGNQWGIETIYSGVAQGLGAELIFALFAYRRFGVVPAMLAGAAAGAAAWTLELFLSGNLQKSPEFLGLYFATVVVSGAVLAGLLGWFIVRGLAATGALSRFAAGQDVAQRV; from the coding sequence GTGGACATCGTCGTTGCGAGCGTCATCGGCGTCGCGACCGGGCTGCTCTTCCTCTTCTGGAACAACGTCGGCTACGCGTGGTTCAGCGCAGCCGACGCCGTCACACCCGGGCTCGGCGGCATCGCCGTCGGCATCTGGCTCATCGGCGGCGTGCTCGGCGGGTTGATCATCCGCAAGCCGGGCGCCGCGCTCTTCGTCGAGCTGCTCGCCGCGATCGTGTCGGCACTCATCGGCAACCAGTGGGGCATCGAGACGATCTACTCGGGGGTCGCTCAGGGGCTCGGTGCGGAGCTGATCTTCGCACTGTTCGCCTACCGCCGATTCGGCGTCGTTCCCGCGATGCTCGCCGGTGCCGCCGCCGGTGCTGCGGCGTGGACGCTCGAACTGTTCCTCTCGGGCAACCTGCAGAAGTCGCCCGAGTTCCTCGGGCTCTATTTCGCGACCGTCGTCGTCTCGGGTGCCGTGCTGGCCGGTCTCCTCGGCTGGTTCATCGTGCGCGGCCTCGCGGCGACCGGAGCCCTGAGCCGCTTCGCCGCCGGCCAAGACGTGGCCCAGCGGGTCTGA
- a CDS encoding ABC transporter ATP-binding protein, translated as MSYGSDAARPARVEAHGWGWRHAGRKRAAIDSIDLQIRPGERVLLLGPSGSGKSTLLHALAGVHGGAEEGEETGTLQIDGEWPGAVRGRASLVLQDPDSQVILAKVGDDVAFGCENLGVPREEIWPRVRRALEEVGLDLPLDHPTSALSGGQKQRLALAGALAMRPGLLLLDEPTANLDPDGVTEVRRAVARTLDRTGATFVVVEHRVDVWLDLVTRVIVLGRDGRLIADGEPEHVMQTQRAALLDAGVWVPGAPATVSAARPAAAASGVDLEGIDLSIGRRRDAVVREGLQLSLPHASSTVLTGPNGAGKSTLALTMGGLLTPLGGRVRAAPELAGSLRGDPIRWRSRDLLTRIGTVFQEPEHQFVASTVQRELEVAPRALGLDAASTARRAREVLERLRLDRLAEANPFTLSGGEQRRLTVACALVAQPRVVILDEPTFGQDRLTWIELVTLLRGLVDDGVTLLSVSHDPAYLAALGDQHLDLGRDALRTAAAA; from the coding sequence GTGAGCTACGGCTCGGATGCCGCACGTCCCGCGCGCGTGGAAGCGCACGGGTGGGGGTGGCGCCATGCCGGGCGCAAGCGTGCGGCGATCGACTCCATCGACCTGCAGATCCGACCGGGGGAGCGGGTACTCCTGCTCGGGCCGTCGGGTTCGGGCAAGTCGACACTGCTGCATGCCCTGGCGGGCGTCCACGGCGGTGCGGAAGAGGGCGAGGAGACGGGGACCCTGCAGATCGACGGCGAGTGGCCGGGCGCAGTTCGCGGCCGCGCGAGCCTCGTGCTTCAGGACCCGGATTCGCAGGTGATCCTCGCCAAGGTGGGCGACGACGTGGCCTTCGGGTGCGAGAACCTCGGGGTTCCGCGCGAGGAGATCTGGCCGCGAGTGCGGCGTGCCCTCGAGGAGGTCGGCCTCGACCTTCCGCTCGATCACCCGACGAGTGCGCTCTCGGGAGGGCAGAAGCAACGGCTCGCGCTGGCCGGAGCGCTCGCCATGCGGCCCGGACTCCTGCTGCTCGATGAGCCGACCGCGAACCTGGACCCCGACGGAGTCACCGAAGTGCGCCGCGCGGTGGCCCGCACACTCGATCGCACCGGCGCCACCTTCGTGGTCGTCGAGCACCGAGTCGACGTCTGGCTCGATCTGGTCACGCGTGTGATCGTGCTCGGTCGCGACGGCCGCCTGATCGCCGACGGCGAGCCGGAGCACGTCATGCAGACGCAACGCGCGGCATTGCTCGACGCGGGCGTCTGGGTGCCGGGCGCCCCGGCGACGGTGTCTGCAGCGCGGCCCGCAGCGGCGGCATCCGGCGTCGATCTGGAGGGCATCGACCTCTCCATCGGGCGACGCCGCGACGCCGTCGTGCGCGAGGGTCTCCAGCTGTCGCTGCCGCACGCGAGTTCGACGGTGCTCACCGGGCCGAACGGGGCGGGCAAGTCGACGCTCGCCCTCACGATGGGCGGCCTGCTGACACCGCTCGGCGGCCGAGTGCGTGCAGCCCCGGAGCTCGCCGGTTCGCTGCGCGGCGATCCGATCCGGTGGCGTTCGCGAGATCTGCTCACGCGCATCGGCACGGTGTTCCAAGAGCCGGAGCATCAGTTCGTGGCCTCGACGGTGCAGCGCGAACTCGAGGTCGCGCCGAGGGCGTTGGGCCTCGACGCGGCGTCGACGGCACGGCGCGCTCGCGAGGTGCTCGAGCGGCTCCGACTCGACCGACTCGCCGAGGCGAACCCGTTCACGCTCTCGGGCGGTGAACAGCGGCGTCTCACGGTGGCCTGCGCCCTCGTCGCCCAACCGCGGGTCGTCATCCTCGACGAGCCGACGTTCGGGCAGGACCGGCTCACCTGGATCGAGCTCGTGACCCTTCTGAGAGGGCTCGTCGACGACGGGGTGACCCTGCTGTCGGTCAGTCACGACCCGGCGTATCTCGCGGCCCTCGGCGACCAGCATCTCGACCTCGGTCGGGATGCGCTGCGAACGGCGGCTGCGGCATGA
- the gatB gene encoding Asp-tRNA(Asn)/Glu-tRNA(Gln) amidotransferase subunit GatB, whose amino-acid sequence MARAELMDFDQALELFEPVIGLEVHVELNTKTKMFSSAPNPANSQFHGADPNTLTTPVCLGLPGSLPVVNGEAVKYSISLGLALGCEIAPSSRFARKNYFYPDLAKNYQISQYDEPIAFDGEVEVELENGRTFTVPIERAHMEEDAGKLTHVGGSTGRIQGAEYSLVDYNRAGVPLVEIVTRPIFGGEADTPALARAYVSTIRDVVLSLGISEARMERGNLRCDANVSLRPRGQEKLGTRTETKNVNSMRSVERAVRYEIQRQAAILAGGGTITQETRHWHEDTGATSAGRPKSDADDYRYFPEPDLLPVVPSKQLVDELRAALPEPPAVRRRRLKAEWGFTDLEFQDVANSGLLIELEATVSAGATPAAARKWWTGEIARLANAADQDASGLVSPEHVAELAQLVDAGTLTDRLARQVLEGVIAGEGSPQQVVDARGLAVVSDDGALIAAIDEALGSQPDVLAKIRDGKVQAAGAVIGAVMKAMQGKADAARVRELVLERAGNPAAE is encoded by the coding sequence ATGGCCCGCGCTGAACTGATGGACTTCGACCAGGCCCTCGAACTCTTCGAGCCGGTCATCGGCCTCGAGGTGCACGTCGAGCTGAACACCAAGACGAAGATGTTCTCTTCGGCGCCGAACCCGGCGAACTCGCAGTTCCACGGAGCCGACCCGAACACCCTCACCACGCCCGTGTGCCTCGGGCTCCCGGGGTCGCTGCCCGTCGTCAACGGCGAGGCCGTGAAGTACTCGATCAGCCTCGGCCTCGCGCTGGGCTGCGAGATCGCGCCGTCGAGCCGTTTCGCACGCAAGAACTACTTCTACCCCGACCTCGCGAAGAACTACCAGATCTCGCAGTACGACGAGCCGATCGCGTTCGACGGCGAGGTCGAGGTCGAGCTCGAGAACGGCCGCACGTTCACGGTGCCGATCGAGCGCGCCCACATGGAGGAGGACGCGGGCAAGCTCACGCACGTGGGCGGCTCGACCGGTCGCATCCAGGGTGCCGAGTACTCGCTCGTCGACTACAACCGCGCCGGGGTGCCGCTCGTCGAGATCGTCACCCGCCCGATCTTCGGCGGCGAAGCCGACACGCCGGCGCTCGCACGCGCGTACGTGTCGACGATCCGCGACGTCGTGCTCTCGCTCGGCATCTCCGAGGCGCGCATGGAGCGCGGCAACCTCCGCTGCGACGCGAACGTTTCGCTGCGCCCTCGGGGTCAGGAGAAGCTCGGCACCCGCACCGAGACGAAGAACGTCAACTCGATGCGTTCGGTCGAGCGTGCAGTGCGCTACGAGATCCAGCGGCAAGCGGCCATCCTCGCGGGCGGCGGCACGATCACCCAAGAGACCCGCCACTGGCACGAAGACACGGGTGCGACGAGCGCCGGCCGGCCGAAGTCCGACGCCGACGACTACCGCTATTTCCCCGAGCCCGACCTGCTCCCGGTCGTTCCCTCGAAACAGCTCGTCGACGAGCTCCGCGCCGCGCTGCCCGAGCCGCCGGCGGTGCGCCGCCGCCGGCTGAAGGCCGAGTGGGGCTTCACCGACCTCGAATTCCAGGATGTCGCGAACTCCGGTCTCCTGATCGAACTCGAGGCGACCGTGTCTGCCGGTGCGACTCCCGCTGCCGCACGCAAGTGGTGGACCGGCGAGATCGCCCGGCTCGCGAACGCCGCCGACCAGGACGCATCGGGTCTCGTCTCGCCCGAGCACGTCGCCGAGCTCGCGCAGCTCGTCGACGCCGGCACGCTCACCGACCGCCTGGCCCGCCAGGTGCTCGAAGGCGTGATCGCCGGCGAGGGTTCGCCGCAGCAGGTCGTCGATGCGCGCGGCCTCGCCGTCGTCTCCGATGACGGTGCGCTGATCGCCGCGATCGACGAGGCGCTCGGCTCGCAGCCCGACGTGCTCGCGAAGATCCGCGACGGCAAAGTGCAGGCCGCCGGAGCGGTCATCGGCGCGGTGATGAAGGCGATGCAGGGCAAGGCGGATGCCGCGCGAGTGCGCGAGCTCGTACTGGAGCGCGCCGGCAACCCGGCAGCCGAGTAA
- a CDS encoding energy-coupling factor transporter transmembrane component T family protein, translating into MIAAPRLRLVDGVNPVTRLAAAMLLTTPLLLTVDWVSAAVALVVQLVLFALAGVTPSALVARTWPILIAAPIAGLSMLLYGRPEGTEYWSFWLARITDGSIELAVAVMVRVLAIGLPAVLLFMNVDPTELADGLAQVAHLPSRFVLGALAGARLVGLFIEDWRAMGLSRRARGIGDHGAVRRFATMAFALLVLAIRRGSKLATAMEARGFGSDQPRTWARESRVGRLDVVLLVIAIAIALLAIGCAVWAGTFHPVWS; encoded by the coding sequence ATGATCGCGGCACCCCGATTGCGGCTCGTCGACGGCGTGAACCCGGTCACCCGTCTGGCGGCGGCGATGCTCCTGACCACCCCGCTGTTGCTCACGGTCGACTGGGTGAGCGCCGCGGTCGCGCTCGTCGTGCAGCTCGTGCTCTTCGCGCTGGCGGGGGTGACCCCGAGCGCGCTCGTGGCGCGCACCTGGCCGATCCTCATCGCCGCACCGATCGCCGGCCTCAGCATGCTCTTGTACGGGCGGCCGGAGGGCACCGAGTACTGGTCGTTCTGGCTGGCCCGCATCACCGACGGGTCCATCGAGCTGGCCGTGGCCGTCATGGTGCGCGTGCTCGCGATCGGGCTGCCGGCGGTGCTCCTCTTCATGAACGTCGATCCGACCGAGCTCGCCGACGGCCTCGCGCAGGTCGCACATCTGCCGAGTCGCTTCGTGCTGGGCGCGCTCGCGGGGGCACGCCTCGTCGGGCTCTTCATCGAGGATTGGCGGGCCATGGGCTTGTCGCGCCGTGCGCGCGGCATCGGCGATCACGGCGCTGTCCGGCGGTTCGCGACGATGGCCTTCGCGCTGCTCGTGCTCGCGATTCGGCGAGGCAGCAAGCTCGCGACCGCGATGGAGGCGCGCGGCTTCGGATCGGATCAGCCGCGCACATGGGCGCGTGAATCCCGAGTCGGCCGGCTCGACGTCGTACTCCTCGTGATAGCGATCGCCATCGCGCTGCTCGCGATCGGCTGCGCCGTCTGGGCGGGGACCTTCCACCCGGTGTGGTCGTGA
- the ligA gene encoding NAD-dependent DNA ligase LigA: protein MSDISGDSGIPTDFDAARAEATVIADRIEGARLAYYGDGDSPYSDAEYDADFHRLEALERAFPELAGQDSPTQQVGASIVSAGFPEHEHAERMLSLDNVFSIDEFRDWATKTAAAAGRPVHWLSELKIDGLAISLAYRDGVLETATTRGDGRVGENITENVDLIPAIPQQLVGEGYPAFFEVRGEVFLRTSDFEALNERQHELQAAFEAEQIAKGRAADEIPTKYPEFANARNTAAGSLRQRREKKNAFELSLMRERLGRLAMYLHGIGAWQHPDVRNQSEIYALLASWGLPVSPHSRVFDSVDEVAGYIADRGEHRHDVEHEIDGIVVKVDELALHDELGATSRAPRWAIAYKYPPEEVHTKLLDIVVGVGRTGRATPYAVMQPVKVAGSTVRQATLHNQQVVKAKGVRIGDTVVLRKAGDVIPEILGAVEQLRDGTEVEWHMPELCPECGTPLRPMKEGDIDLRCPNARSCPAQVRGRVEHIGSRGGLDIEALGEVTAAALTQPSVPADPPLATEARLFDLTIDELVPIEVVVRDAETGEPKVDEQTGEPVRRAPFQKLGPASYPPGTETMTPTERRAAGVTKSFREVGPSEAATKLLAELEKAKTKPLWRLLVSLNIRHVGPVAARALADWFGSLDAIRAASREQLAEVEGVGGIIADSLIEWFGVDWHLDIVDRWTAAGVQFATPGHPGPGAAAEAGGVLAGLTVVATGSLEGFSREGAQEAIIAAGGKAASSVSKKTDFVAAGPGAGSKLAKAEELGIRVLDAAQFARLVSEGPAALDE, encoded by the coding sequence GTGAGCGACATCTCCGGTGACAGCGGCATCCCGACCGACTTCGACGCGGCGCGAGCCGAGGCGACCGTGATCGCCGATCGCATCGAGGGGGCACGGCTCGCCTACTACGGCGACGGCGACTCGCCGTACTCCGACGCCGAGTACGACGCCGACTTCCACCGGCTCGAAGCGCTCGAGCGCGCATTCCCCGAACTCGCCGGTCAGGACAGCCCCACGCAGCAGGTCGGCGCGTCGATCGTCTCCGCGGGCTTCCCCGAGCATGAGCATGCCGAACGCATGCTCAGCCTCGACAACGTCTTCTCGATCGACGAGTTCCGCGACTGGGCGACGAAGACCGCCGCTGCGGCAGGTCGACCGGTGCACTGGCTCTCCGAGCTGAAGATCGACGGCCTCGCCATCAGCCTCGCCTACCGCGACGGCGTGCTCGAGACCGCCACGACCCGGGGCGATGGCCGGGTCGGCGAGAACATCACCGAGAACGTCGACCTGATCCCGGCGATCCCGCAGCAGCTCGTGGGCGAGGGGTACCCGGCCTTCTTCGAGGTGCGCGGCGAGGTGTTCCTGCGCACGAGCGACTTCGAGGCGCTCAACGAGCGCCAGCACGAATTGCAGGCGGCCTTCGAGGCCGAGCAGATCGCGAAGGGCCGGGCTGCCGACGAGATCCCGACGAAGTACCCAGAGTTCGCCAATGCCCGCAACACCGCGGCGGGCAGCCTGCGGCAGCGGCGCGAGAAGAAGAACGCGTTCGAGCTCTCCCTCATGCGCGAGCGGCTCGGGCGGCTCGCGATGTATCTGCACGGCATCGGCGCCTGGCAGCATCCGGATGTTCGGAACCAGTCGGAGATCTACGCCCTGCTCGCGAGCTGGGGGCTGCCGGTCTCGCCTCATTCCCGGGTGTTCGATTCGGTCGACGAGGTCGCCGGGTACATCGCAGATCGCGGCGAGCACCGCCACGACGTCGAACACGAGATCGACGGCATCGTCGTCAAGGTCGACGAGCTCGCCCTGCACGACGAACTCGGCGCCACGAGCCGCGCCCCGCGCTGGGCGATCGCCTACAAGTACCCGCCCGAAGAGGTGCACACGAAGCTCCTCGACATCGTAGTCGGCGTCGGCCGCACAGGCCGGGCGACTCCGTACGCGGTCATGCAGCCCGTCAAGGTCGCGGGCTCCACCGTGCGCCAGGCGACGCTGCACAACCAGCAGGTCGTGAAGGCCAAGGGCGTGCGCATCGGCGACACCGTGGTGCTCCGCAAGGCGGGCGACGTCATCCCCGAGATCCTCGGTGCGGTCGAGCAGCTCCGCGACGGCACCGAGGTCGAGTGGCACATGCCCGAGCTCTGCCCCGAGTGCGGCACGCCGCTCCGCCCGATGAAAGAGGGCGACATCGACCTCCGCTGCCCCAACGCGAGGTCGTGCCCCGCGCAGGTGCGCGGGCGGGTCGAGCACATCGGCTCCCGTGGCGGCCTCGACATCGAGGCGCTCGGCGAGGTGACGGCGGCCGCCCTCACCCAGCCGTCGGTGCCGGCCGACCCGCCGCTCGCCACCGAGGCCAGACTCTTCGACCTCACGATCGACGAGCTCGTGCCGATCGAGGTCGTCGTGCGCGACGCCGAGACGGGCGAGCCGAAGGTCGACGAGCAGACGGGTGAGCCGGTTCGGCGCGCGCCGTTCCAGAAGCTCGGGCCGGCGAGCTACCCGCCGGGCACCGAGACCATGACGCCCACCGAGCGTCGCGCCGCGGGTGTGACGAAGAGCTTCCGCGAGGTGGGACCGTCCGAGGCGGCGACCAAGCTGCTCGCCGAGCTCGAGAAGGCCAAGACCAAGCCGCTGTGGCGGCTGCTCGTCTCGCTCAACATCCGCCACGTCGGTCCGGTCGCGGCCCGCGCGCTCGCCGACTGGTTCGGCTCGCTCGACGCGATCCGCGCCGCCTCTCGCGAACAGCTCGCCGAGGTCGAGGGCGTGGGCGGCATCATCGCCGACTCGCTCATCGAGTGGTTCGGAGTCGACTGGCATCTCGACATCGTCGACCGGTGGACGGCGGCGGGCGTGCAATTCGCGACCCCGGGGCATCCGGGCCCGGGCGCGGCGGCCGAGGCCGGGGGAGTGCTGGCGGGCCTCACCGTCGTCGCCACCGGGTCGCTCGAGGGGTTCAGCCGCGAGGGGGCGCAAGAGGCGATCATCGCCGCCGGCGGCAAGGCGGCCTCGAGCGTCTCGAAGAAGACCGATTTCGTTGCGGCCGGCCCCGGAGCCGGGTCGAAGCTCGCGAAGGCCGAAGAACTCGGCATCCGCGTGCTCGATGCGGCGCAGTTCGCGCGGCTCGTGAGCGAAGGGCCGGCGGCGCTCGACGAGTAG
- the gatA gene encoding Asp-tRNA(Asn)/Glu-tRNA(Gln) amidotransferase subunit GatA, producing the protein MSDELIRLSAAALGEKLAQGEVSSVEVTRAHLDRISAVDGAVHAFLHVEGERAIETAAEIDRRRAAGDVLGPLAGVPIAIKDVLVTKGMPSTSGSRILEGWIPPYDATPVTKVREAGMIPLGKTNMDEFAMGSSTEHSAYGPTHNPWDLDRIPGGSGGGSAASVAAFEAPLALGSDTGGSIRQPAHVTGTVGVKPTYGAVSRYGSIALASSLDQIGPVTRTVLDAALLHDVIAGHDPLDSTSIPEAWPSMAEAVRRADVSGLRIGVIKELDGEGFQAGVRQRFHESLELLEQQGAEIVEVSAPHFEYAIAAYYLILPAEASSNLAKFDSVRFGLRVTPSGGGTVEQVMSATREAGFGPEVKRRIILGTYALSAGYYDAYYGSAQKVRTLVQRDFDAAFAGVDVLASPTAPTTAFKFGEKLADPVSMYLNDIATIPANLAGVPGISVPAGLAPEDGLPVGIQFLAPAREDARLYNVGAALEQLLEARWGGPLLAQAPDLSAHELTATEEGAL; encoded by the coding sequence GTGAGCGACGAACTGATCCGCCTGTCCGCCGCCGCGCTCGGCGAGAAGCTCGCCCAGGGCGAGGTGTCGTCGGTCGAGGTCACCCGGGCGCACCTCGACCGCATCTCCGCCGTCGACGGTGCCGTGCACGCGTTTCTCCACGTCGAGGGCGAGCGCGCCATCGAGACGGCCGCCGAGATCGACCGGCGGCGTGCCGCCGGTGACGTGCTCGGCCCGCTCGCCGGCGTGCCGATCGCGATCAAAGACGTGCTCGTCACGAAGGGCATGCCGTCGACGTCGGGTTCGCGCATCCTCGAGGGCTGGATCCCGCCCTACGATGCGACGCCCGTCACCAAGGTGCGCGAGGCGGGAATGATCCCGCTCGGCAAGACCAACATGGACGAGTTCGCCATGGGCTCGTCGACCGAGCACTCGGCCTACGGCCCGACCCACAACCCGTGGGACCTCGATCGCATCCCGGGCGGTTCGGGCGGCGGCTCCGCGGCATCCGTCGCGGCGTTCGAGGCGCCCCTCGCGCTGGGCTCCGACACCGGCGGCTCGATCCGCCAGCCGGCCCACGTCACGGGCACCGTCGGTGTGAAGCCGACCTACGGTGCGGTCAGCCGCTACGGCTCGATCGCCCTGGCCTCCTCGCTCGACCAGATCGGCCCCGTCACCCGCACGGTGCTCGATGCGGCGTTGCTGCACGATGTCATCGCCGGACACGACCCGCTCGACTCGACGTCGATTCCCGAGGCATGGCCGTCGATGGCCGAGGCCGTGCGGCGAGCGGATGTCTCCGGCCTCCGCATCGGCGTCATCAAGGAGCTCGACGGCGAGGGCTTCCAGGCGGGCGTGCGGCAGCGGTTCCACGAATCGCTCGAGCTGCTCGAGCAGCAGGGCGCCGAGATCGTCGAGGTCTCCGCACCGCACTTCGAGTACGCCATCGCCGCGTACTACCTGATCCTGCCCGCCGAGGCCTCGTCGAACCTCGCGAAGTTCGACTCGGTGCGCTTCGGCCTGCGCGTCACTCCCTCAGGCGGCGGCACGGTCGAGCAGGTGATGTCGGCGACCCGTGAAGCAGGCTTCGGCCCCGAGGTGAAGCGACGCATTATCCTCGGCACCTACGCGCTCTCGGCCGGATACTACGACGCCTACTACGGCAGCGCCCAGAAGGTGCGCACGCTCGTGCAGCGCGATTTCGACGCGGCGTTCGCCGGCGTCGACGTGCTCGCCTCGCCGACCGCGCCGACGACGGCGTTCAAGTTCGGCGAGAAGCTCGCCGACCCCGTGTCGATGTACCTGAACGACATCGCGACGATCCCGGCCAACCTCGCCGGGGTGCCCGGCATCTCGGTGCCCGCCGGCCTCGCCCCCGAAGACGGGCTGCCCGTCGGCATCCAGTTCCTCGCGCCGGCACGTGAAGACGCGCGACTCTACAACGTCGGCGCCGCACTCGAGCAGCTGCTCGAGGCGCGCTGGGGCGGCCCGCTCCTCGCGCAAGCACCCGACCTCTCCGCCCATGAGCTCACCGCGACCGAGGAAGGCGCACTCTGA
- a CDS encoding ATP-binding protein: MRIGDAEARPSGPAASAVQAVLARVRAERARIVAIDGPSGSGKSTLADALVRAWPGHAPELVRLDDAYPGWNGLERAGAEMSHALVARRARGKAGRWRRWDWVADRAGAIEHSLPGRTLIVEGCGAFAAVESGDAVGVWIEASDRLRKHRALARDAGGFDPYWDQWERQWRRYVARTAPARRADVRLRVADA, translated from the coding sequence ATGCGGATCGGCGACGCCGAGGCCCGACCGTCGGGTCCCGCGGCATCCGCGGTGCAGGCCGTGCTCGCCCGGGTGCGCGCCGAGCGTGCGCGAATCGTCGCGATCGACGGCCCCAGCGGCTCGGGCAAGAGCACCCTCGCCGACGCCCTCGTGCGAGCCTGGCCGGGGCACGCGCCCGAACTCGTGCGTCTCGACGATGCCTATCCCGGATGGAACGGCCTCGAGCGAGCGGGTGCCGAGATGTCGCACGCACTCGTCGCTCGACGGGCGCGGGGCAAGGCAGGGCGATGGCGACGCTGGGATTGGGTCGCCGATCGCGCCGGAGCGATCGAGCACAGCCTGCCGGGCCGGACCCTGATCGTCGAAGGCTGCGGCGCGTTCGCAGCGGTGGAGTCGGGCGATGCCGTCGGCGTGTGGATCGAGGCATCCGACCGGCTTCGCAAGCACCGGGCATTGGCGCGAGACGCCGGCGGCTTCGACCCGTACTGGGACCAGTGGGAACGTCAATGGCGCCGGTACGTCGCGCGCACGGCACCGGCCCGTCGCGCCGACGTGCGGCTGCGCGTCGCCGACGCCTGA
- a CDS encoding DNA polymerase IV → MSKQDGSSRQVTTGPVDDSATPILHVDMDAFFVSVELLKRPDLRGKPVLVGGTAGRGVVSAASYEARRFGVNSAMPMSLALQRCPNAIVLRGDYASYSEYSRRVMTIFEEVTPLVEKLSIDEAFLDVSGARRLHGSPAEIAWTLRQRVQHETGLTCSVGVAATKFVAKVASSRAKPDGMLVVPADRTLEFLHPLPVSALWGVGRVTEQALTRIGLRTVGDVAAMPPDALERALGPALAAKLGHLAMGVDARDVVTGREEKSIGHEVTFHYDLTDLGQLRRELLRLSDDVAVRMRRAGLVGRTVVLKLRYGDFRTVTRSRTLGEPTDVARRIYDEASAALGELAGDGARIRLIGVRAEQLRSSGSGAMLWDPDEEWREAERTIDEVTARFGRGAVRPASLVRPATDRIESTRRRDPGSDLR, encoded by the coding sequence ATGAGCAAGCAGGACGGCTCGTCGCGCCAGGTCACGACCGGCCCGGTCGATGATTCGGCGACACCGATCCTGCACGTCGACATGGACGCCTTCTTCGTCTCGGTCGAGTTGCTGAAGCGACCAGATCTGCGAGGCAAGCCAGTGCTCGTCGGTGGCACGGCCGGTCGCGGCGTCGTGTCCGCGGCGAGCTACGAAGCCCGCCGGTTCGGCGTCAACTCGGCGATGCCGATGTCGCTCGCACTGCAACGCTGCCCGAACGCGATCGTGCTCCGGGGCGATTATGCGAGCTACTCCGAGTACTCGCGCCGGGTCATGACCATCTTCGAAGAGGTCACTCCGCTCGTCGAGAAGCTCTCGATCGACGAGGCGTTCCTCGACGTGTCGGGGGCGCGCCGTCTGCACGGCAGCCCGGCCGAGATCGCGTGGACCCTTCGGCAGCGCGTGCAGCACGAGACCGGATTGACCTGCTCGGTCGGCGTTGCGGCCACCAAGTTCGTGGCGAAGGTCGCGTCGAGCCGGGCGAAGCCCGACGGCATGCTCGTCGTGCCCGCCGATCGCACGCTCGAGTTCTTGCACCCGCTGCCGGTCTCGGCGCTCTGGGGCGTCGGCAGGGTCACCGAGCAGGCGCTGACCCGCATCGGGCTGCGCACGGTCGGCGATGTGGCTGCAATGCCCCCAGACGCCCTCGAACGCGCGCTCGGGCCGGCACTGGCGGCCAAGCTCGGCCACCTCGCGATGGGCGTCGACGCGCGCGATGTCGTCACGGGCCGCGAAGAGAAGAGCATCGGCCACGAGGTCACCTTCCACTACGACCTCACCGATCTCGGGCAGCTGCGGCGCGAGCTGTTGCGGCTCTCCGACGACGTCGCGGTGCGCATGCGCCGGGCCGGGCTCGTCGGGCGCACGGTCGTGCTGAAGCTGCGATACGGCGACTTCCGCACCGTCACCCGCTCTCGCACGCTCGGTGAGCCCACCGACGTCGCGCGTCGCATCTACGACGAGGCATCCGCAGCCCTCGGTGAGCTGGCCGGCGATGGAGCCCGCATCCGGCTCATCGGCGTCCGCGCCGAGCAGCTGCGATCCTCGGGCAGCGGCGCGATGCTGTGGGACCCCGACGAGGAGTGGCGCGAAGCCGAACGCACGATCGACGAGGTGACTGCTCGATTCGGGCGCGGTGCGGTGCGGCCGGCGTCGCTCGTTCGGCCCGCGACCGATCGTATCGAGTCCACACGTCGCAGAGATCCGGGCAGCGATCTCCGCTGA